In the Flagellimonas sp. MMG031 genome, one interval contains:
- a CDS encoding head GIN domain-containing protein, which produces MTTLARLAIAALLSLFASSCMMDVNFGNGKTGNGEIVEESRDVKEDFDVVSASEGIDVFVTQGSEFNITVEADENIIDLIGTDIKDGRLRIHAIENIGRATKNVYVTLPEITALESSSGADLIAQNVVKAQNIELDASSGSDLHVELVAGEVSADASSGADIKISGQADALFADASSGSDIKAQDLMVKRCNADASSGSDISVNVSESLVADASSGADIRYTGDASVQTKKSVSGSVSKY; this is translated from the coding sequence ATGACAACACTAGCAAGATTAGCAATCGCCGCACTACTATCCCTCTTCGCATCCTCCTGCATGATGGATGTGAATTTTGGCAATGGAAAAACCGGAAACGGTGAAATCGTGGAAGAAAGCCGCGATGTAAAGGAAGACTTTGACGTGGTGTCCGCCTCGGAGGGCATAGATGTATTTGTTACCCAAGGTTCCGAATTCAACATCACCGTGGAGGCCGACGAGAACATTATCGACCTTATCGGAACCGACATCAAAGATGGAAGATTACGGATCCATGCTATCGAAAACATTGGCAGGGCCACCAAAAACGTTTACGTAACCTTACCGGAAATCACGGCTTTGGAGAGTTCCAGTGGAGCCGACCTTATCGCACAAAATGTAGTTAAGGCCCAGAATATTGAACTGGATGCCAGTAGCGGTTCCGATTTGCACGTAGAGCTGGTTGCCGGAGAAGTTTCTGCCGATGCCAGTAGCGGCGCCGATATCAAAATATCAGGTCAGGCAGATGCTCTTTTTGCCGATGCCAGCAGTGGTTCCGATATTAAGGCGCAGGACCTTATGGTAAAAAGGTGCAATGCAGATGCCAGTAGCGGTTCCGACATTTCGGTAAACGTTTCAGAATCCCTAGTGGCCGATGCCAGCAGTGGAGCAGACATTCGGTATACTGGTGATGCCAGTGTACAGACCAAAAAATCCGTCTCTGGAAGCGTGAGCAAATATTAA
- a CDS encoding dipeptide epimerase, protein MQIVLKKYILQLAHTFTISRESRDEQDTLIVGLSLNGKTGYGEATSNDYYKITIEGMMAEIEGVRSQIEAYDFDTPERFYEFLESLDLHKFTLCALDLAANDLYGKLRGKPLYELWGTSVDKYPMTNYTIGIDTIEKMVAKLQEKPWPLYKIKLGTSDDVAIVRELRKHTDSIFRIDANTAWTAEETIKNAPLLKELGVEFLEQPLKADDWEGMALVKEKSVLPVIADESCIVEEDVERCGPYFHGINIKLTKCGGLTPGRRMIKKGKELGLQLMVGCMTESTVGISAIAQLLPQLDYVDMDGAMLLKSDIATGVTILEGGRVVFPELPGSGIELL, encoded by the coding sequence ATGCAGATAGTCCTTAAAAAATACATACTCCAACTTGCCCATACCTTCACTATTTCCAGGGAATCGCGGGACGAACAAGACACTCTTATCGTAGGTCTCTCCCTAAATGGCAAAACAGGATACGGGGAAGCGACTTCCAACGATTACTACAAAATTACCATTGAAGGGATGATGGCCGAAATCGAAGGCGTCAGAAGCCAAATTGAAGCCTATGATTTTGACACTCCGGAAAGGTTTTACGAGTTTTTGGAATCACTCGATCTCCACAAATTTACCCTTTGCGCCTTGGATTTGGCCGCCAACGACCTGTACGGCAAGCTTCGGGGAAAACCGCTTTATGAGCTTTGGGGTACCTCTGTTGACAAATATCCAATGACCAATTACACCATCGGTATAGATACCATCGAAAAAATGGTAGCCAAACTGCAAGAAAAACCGTGGCCCCTGTACAAAATCAAATTAGGTACTTCTGATGATGTCGCCATAGTGCGCGAACTGCGCAAACATACCGATAGTATTTTCCGAATTGATGCCAATACCGCATGGACAGCGGAGGAAACCATTAAAAATGCACCATTATTGAAAGAATTGGGCGTGGAATTTTTGGAACAACCCCTCAAGGCTGATGATTGGGAAGGTATGGCACTGGTAAAAGAAAAGTCGGTACTTCCCGTAATTGCCGATGAAAGCTGTATTGTGGAGGAGGATGTAGAGCGATGTGGGCCCTATTTTCATGGCATCAATATCAAACTGACCAAATGTGGTGGGTTGACGCCCGGGCGACGCATGATCAAAAAAGGTAAAGAACTCGGACTACAGTTGATGGTGGGCTGCATGACAGAGTCTACTGTAGGTATATCGGCCATCGCCCAACTATTGCCGCAATTGGACTATGTAGATATGGATGGCGCAATGCTGTTAAAAAGCGATATTGCCACAGGTGTAACCATTTTGGAAGGTGGACGAGTCGTTTTTCCAGAACTGCCCGGTAGCGGCATAGAATTGCTCTAA
- a CDS encoding pyridoxal phosphate-dependent aminotransferase family protein, with protein MAHSVQRIPDREILIDGQSYLYFGGTAYLGLQNYAPFKELYLTNISKFGMHYGASRKANIALDIYKETEDHLAHWVGSEDCLSMSSGYLAAQLVVDHFIKKGHPVIATPDAHTALRINGVMTTQSFDELETLVSQKLSKNALAPVILFDTIDFSGKLYPNFDGLRQLPLEQLILVGDDSHGIGLVGSNGNGCFGMLQTLGAQKLLVCCSLGKAMGIQAGAVFGNLVDIEVLESTPFFGGASPASPAFMATLLGAKDLYSERLRILRENYHHFRSLLKSPSFFVHLPGHPTFEFQNATLASRLEQKGFLFTNFNYPDANGPLVSRLVLSAYHTKKDIEQLCAALDTLLP; from the coding sequence ATGGCACATTCGGTTCAGCGCATACCGGATAGGGAAATCCTAATTGATGGACAATCCTACCTCTATTTTGGAGGTACGGCCTATTTGGGCCTTCAAAATTATGCTCCCTTCAAGGAGCTTTACCTTACAAATATATCCAAGTTTGGCATGCACTACGGCGCTTCGCGCAAAGCGAACATTGCATTGGACATTTATAAAGAAACGGAAGACCATTTGGCCCATTGGGTAGGCAGTGAAGACTGTTTGAGTATGTCCAGCGGCTATTTGGCTGCACAATTGGTCGTTGATCATTTTATCAAAAAGGGGCATCCGGTCATTGCAACCCCCGATGCGCACACTGCGCTTCGAATTAATGGGGTAATGACAACTCAAAGTTTTGATGAATTGGAAACCTTGGTTTCCCAAAAATTATCCAAAAACGCTTTGGCCCCTGTTATCCTTTTTGATACCATCGACTTTTCCGGTAAACTGTACCCCAACTTTGATGGATTACGCCAACTACCTTTGGAACAACTGATTTTGGTGGGGGACGACTCTCATGGTATCGGTCTTGTTGGGAGTAATGGAAACGGTTGTTTTGGGATGCTACAAACATTGGGAGCACAAAAGCTATTGGTCTGCTGTTCACTTGGAAAAGCCATGGGCATACAGGCAGGAGCTGTTTTTGGGAATTTGGTGGACATCGAAGTGTTGGAATCTACCCCCTTTTTTGGTGGTGCCAGTCCTGCATCACCAGCATTTATGGCCACGCTTTTGGGAGCTAAGGACCTTTATTCGGAACGCTTACGTATTTTAAGAGAAAACTATCATCATTTTCGTTCCCTGTTGAAATCCCCGAGCTTCTTTGTTCATTTACCGGGTCATCCCACATTTGAATTCCAGAACGCCACTTTGGCTTCGCGATTGGAACAAAAGGGATTTTTGTTCACCAATTTCAACTACCCGGATGCAAACGGACCTTTGGTTAGCCGCCTTGTATTATCTGCCTATCATACCAAAAAAGATATAGAGCAACTCTGTGCTGCGCTGGACACTTTGTTGCCCTAA
- the trxB gene encoding thioredoxin-disulfide reductase, producing the protein MSEQVERIKTLIIGSGPAGYTAAIYASRADLKPVLYTGMEPGGQLTTTTEVDNFPGYPEGVDGPTMMMQLQQQAERFGTDVRIGMVTAVELSDEVGGIHKITVDDSTQLEAETVIISTGASAKYLNLPSEQRLRGGGVSACAVCDGFFYKGQEVAIVGAGDTAAEEASYLANICTKVTMLVRKDYMRASKAMQHRVNSLDNIEIRYNTEVEEVLGEQVVEGVRVVNNETGEKEDIPVTGLFIAIGHKPNTDVFKGQLDMDDTGYIITQPKSTKTNKPGVFASGDAQDKIYRQAVTAAGTGCMAALDAERYLAAVESKELQTSE; encoded by the coding sequence ATGTCAGAACAAGTGGAAAGAATCAAAACATTGATTATCGGATCGGGTCCAGCAGGGTATACCGCTGCCATTTACGCCTCTAGGGCGGATTTAAAACCAGTTTTGTATACGGGAATGGAGCCCGGTGGCCAGTTGACCACCACTACTGAAGTGGACAACTTCCCAGGGTACCCCGAAGGAGTGGATGGTCCTACCATGATGATGCAGTTGCAACAACAGGCCGAAAGGTTTGGAACGGACGTGCGCATAGGTATGGTAACCGCAGTGGAGTTGAGCGATGAAGTAGGAGGTATCCATAAAATTACCGTGGATGATAGCACACAGTTGGAGGCCGAAACTGTTATTATTTCAACCGGAGCATCCGCGAAATATTTGAATTTGCCCAGCGAGCAACGTTTAAGGGGCGGAGGTGTCTCTGCTTGTGCCGTTTGTGATGGCTTCTTTTATAAAGGACAAGAGGTCGCCATTGTTGGGGCAGGGGATACAGCCGCCGAAGAGGCATCCTATTTGGCCAATATCTGTACCAAAGTGACCATGCTCGTCCGTAAGGATTACATGCGTGCCTCCAAAGCCATGCAACATCGCGTGAACAGTTTGGATAATATTGAAATTCGATACAATACAGAGGTTGAAGAAGTATTGGGCGAACAGGTGGTAGAAGGCGTTCGTGTGGTGAACAACGAAACAGGGGAGAAAGAAGATATCCCAGTAACAGGACTGTTTATAGCAATCGGTCACAAACCGAACACGGATGTGTTCAAAGGACAATTGGATATGGATGATACGGGCTATATCATCACCCAGCCCAAATCCACCAAAACGAACAAGCCCGGCGTTTTTGCCAGTGGTGATGCACAGGACAAAATCTATAGGCAGGCAGTTACCGCTGCGGGTACGGGCTGTATGGCAGCCTTGGATGCCGAACGCTATTTAGCAGCCGTGGAGAGCAAAGAGCTTCAGACTTCGGAATAA
- the rimK gene encoding 30S ribosomal protein S6--L-glutamate ligase: MSDIKVLGSEEWCRFDDLGIPAIKARVDSGAKTSSIQASKIKVFNKGLEEWVRFEVNPVQDNRSIGILCQAKLVDVRNVKSSAGIGEERPVIRTKVNIAGNVFEIDLTLANRDTMEYRMLLGREAMNGRYLVDPSQSFLQGDITDDELEEKYKPYTTEKKGLRIGLLASNPNLYSNKRIIEAGEMRGHKVVFLNVEHVYMKLDAATPEIRYRGGNILDKFDAVIPRIKPAVTFYGCALLRQFDTLGVYCLNSADSIGRSRDKLFASQLFSKNDIHIPTTGFAKSPMDTKDLIRMVSGAPLIIKLLESTQGKGVVLAETNKAAESVINAFKSVQTNILVQEFIKEANGHDIRCFVVNGKVVASMQRTAQKGEFRANIHQGGAASKVKITPEERKLAIKSAKVFNLDVAGVDLIRSNKGPLLLEVNSSPGLEGIENTTGKDIANVMIETIERKLKYKQ, encoded by the coding sequence TTGAGCGATATTAAAGTTTTGGGCAGCGAAGAATGGTGCCGTTTCGATGATTTGGGAATTCCGGCCATAAAGGCCAGAGTGGACTCTGGGGCAAAAACATCATCTATCCAAGCCAGTAAGATCAAAGTATTCAACAAAGGATTGGAAGAATGGGTTAGGTTTGAGGTCAATCCTGTTCAAGACAATAGAAGCATAGGAATTCTTTGCCAAGCCAAATTGGTCGATGTACGAAACGTAAAAAGCTCTGCTGGTATCGGTGAAGAACGACCGGTGATACGGACCAAAGTAAATATAGCAGGTAATGTGTTTGAAATAGACCTTACCTTGGCCAATCGGGATACCATGGAGTATCGGATGTTATTGGGCCGTGAAGCCATGAATGGAAGATATCTGGTAGATCCTTCCCAAAGTTTTCTTCAAGGGGACATTACAGATGATGAGTTAGAAGAGAAGTACAAGCCCTATACCACAGAAAAAAAGGGCTTGCGCATAGGGCTTTTGGCCAGTAACCCCAATTTGTACAGCAACAAGCGCATTATCGAGGCTGGCGAAATGAGAGGTCACAAAGTTGTCTTTTTGAATGTGGAACATGTGTACATGAAGTTGGATGCGGCCACCCCCGAAATCAGATACCGCGGAGGGAACATTTTGGACAAGTTCGATGCCGTGATTCCCCGAATCAAACCTGCTGTCACTTTTTATGGCTGTGCTTTACTGCGACAGTTTGATACCTTGGGTGTCTATTGTTTAAATTCAGCTGACTCTATTGGTAGATCTCGTGATAAATTATTTGCCTCACAATTGTTCTCCAAAAACGATATTCACATTCCAACAACGGGCTTCGCCAAATCCCCGATGGACACCAAGGACCTTATCCGTATGGTGAGCGGTGCCCCTTTGATCATAAAATTATTGGAGAGTACCCAGGGAAAAGGTGTAGTGCTGGCAGAAACCAATAAGGCTGCAGAAAGTGTAATCAATGCCTTTAAGAGTGTACAGACCAACATCTTGGTACAGGAGTTTATCAAAGAGGCCAACGGACACGATATCCGTTGCTTTGTGGTGAATGGCAAGGTAGTGGCCTCCATGCAACGGACTGCGCAAAAAGGCGAGTTCCGTGCCAATATCCACCAAGGAGGAGCGGCTTCAAAGGTGAAAATCACTCCAGAAGAGCGTAAATTGGCCATCAAATCCGCCAAGGTCTTCAATCTGGATGTGGCCGGTGTAGACCTTATTCGTTCCAACAAAGGACCATTATTGTTGGAAGTAAACTCTTCTCCCGGTCTTGAAGGTATCGAAAATACCACCGGCAAGGATATTGCCAATGTAATGATCGAAACCATTGAGCGTAAACTGAAATACAAGCAATAA
- a CDS encoding RMD1 family protein, producing MASEALALHLATSINITACRKALDKELIVGDRDELFYSDASRYLYIFRYGVVSFFGYSEPEIAQLLKEIEPYCEEWRPSDINETMEMELVSDRENASIENEKVLLPKSNVEGIRLALLHLSQSVAMDYYAGLSEQAMKETREHTTYLEENGKLDIGGKKLKRHIAKVLNINNQISENLYIFDSHEVVWEDLELDRLDKGLKQIFDLKERYRNIKEQGHVIKENLSLFMNIMDHRESSRLEWIIIILILVEVVDLFIMRLIS from the coding sequence ATGGCATCAGAGGCATTGGCCCTGCATCTTGCCACCAGTATCAATATAACTGCGTGCAGGAAAGCCTTGGACAAAGAACTGATTGTAGGGGATAGGGACGAGCTTTTCTATTCCGATGCATCGCGTTACCTCTATATATTCAGGTATGGGGTGGTCTCGTTTTTTGGGTATTCGGAGCCTGAAATAGCCCAACTTTTGAAAGAAATTGAGCCCTATTGTGAAGAATGGCGTCCATCCGACATCAACGAAACCATGGAAATGGAGTTGGTGTCCGATCGGGAAAACGCAAGCATAGAAAATGAAAAGGTGCTTCTGCCAAAATCAAACGTAGAAGGCATACGTTTGGCCCTGTTACATTTGTCGCAGTCCGTGGCAATGGATTATTATGCAGGTCTGTCCGAACAGGCCATGAAAGAGACTCGCGAGCATACCACCTATTTGGAGGAAAACGGGAAATTGGACATCGGCGGCAAAAAGCTAAAGCGGCATATTGCAAAAGTATTGAACATAAACAACCAGATTTCCGAAAACCTGTATATTTTTGATTCCCACGAAGTAGTTTGGGAAGATTTGGAACTGGATCGATTGGATAAGGGCCTCAAACAAATCTTTGACCTAAAGGAAAGGTATAGGAACATAAAGGAACAAGGACATGTGATCAAGGAAAACCTGAGCCTTTTCATGAATATAATGGACCACAGGGAGAGCAGTAGGCTCGAGTGGATCATTATTATATTGATTTTGGTAGAGGTGGTAGACTTGTTCATTATGCGATTAATCAGTTAA
- a CDS encoding deoxyhypusine synthase family protein, translated as MSNKGEISKFIQKYFLHFNSAALVDAAKGYEDQLEKGSKMLVSLAGAMSTAELGKIFAEIIRTDKVHIVSCTGANLEEDLMNLVAHSHYKRVPNYRDLTPQQEWDLLENGLNRVTDTCIPEEEAFRRLQKHIYDIWKEADEKGERYFPHEFMYKLLLSGVLEQYYEIDIKDSWMYAAAKKNLPIVVPGWEDSTMGNIFASYVIKGELKASTVKSGIEYMTFLADWYQKNSENGIGFFQIGGGIAGDFPICVVPMLYQDLEQTDTPFWSYFCQISDSTTSYGSYSGAVPNEKITWGKLDIDTPKFIVESDATIVAPLIFAYLLDM; from the coding sequence ATGAGTAACAAAGGAGAAATATCAAAATTCATACAAAAATACTTTTTGCACTTTAATTCGGCCGCCCTTGTGGATGCCGCTAAAGGGTACGAAGATCAACTGGAAAAAGGTTCCAAAATGCTGGTTTCCTTGGCGGGCGCCATGAGTACGGCAGAACTGGGAAAAATCTTTGCAGAGATCATCCGTACCGATAAGGTCCACATTGTCTCCTGTACCGGAGCGAACCTCGAGGAGGACCTTATGAATTTGGTGGCGCACTCGCACTACAAAAGAGTGCCCAACTATCGCGATTTGACACCACAGCAGGAATGGGACTTGTTGGAAAACGGACTCAATAGGGTCACCGATACTTGTATTCCAGAAGAAGAGGCATTCAGAAGGCTACAAAAGCATATTTATGATATTTGGAAAGAGGCTGACGAAAAAGGAGAGCGGTATTTTCCACATGAGTTTATGTACAAGCTGCTGTTGTCCGGTGTTTTGGAGCAATATTACGAGATAGATATCAAAGATTCGTGGATGTACGCCGCAGCGAAAAAGAACCTGCCTATCGTGGTTCCAGGCTGGGAAGACAGTACCATGGGGAACATTTTCGCCAGTTACGTAATCAAAGGAGAATTAAAGGCCAGCACCGTCAAATCCGGTATCGAGTACATGACCTTTTTGGCCGATTGGTACCAAAAAAATTCGGAAAACGGGATAGGTTTCTTCCAAATTGGAGGCGGTATTGCAGGGGATTTCCCGATTTGCGTAGTGCCCATGTTATACCAAGATTTGGAACAGACCGATACCCCTTTCTGGAGCTATTTCTGCCAAATTAGTGATTCCACCACAAGTTATGGCTCATACTCCGGAGCTGTTCCCAACGAAAAGATTACCTGGGGCAAGCTGGATATCGACACCCCAAAATTCATTGTAGAATCCGATGCGACCATCGTGGCGCCTTTGATTTTCGCTTATTTACTAGACATGTAA
- the speB gene encoding agmatinase, producing the protein MKTERTYAGIPKEYGSAEKAKVVLLPVPYDGTSTWGKGADKGPEAFLEASENMEIYDIETDSEVYKQGIYLADALDGFDTPDAMVESVHKTVKDYINRNKMVTMFGGEHSISIGAIRAFNECFEDLTVLQIDAHADLRKEYGGTKYNHACALYEANETTNLVQVGIRSMDHTETLVMDRDNVFFAHEMVSDDFWMDAALDLMTDNVYITFDLDAFDPSILPSTGTPEPGGLFWYETLDFLRRVFSEKNVVGFDIVELCPNDVDRSSDFLAAKLYYKMLSYKFSNNNEFMDESFEDDDDFKKSKNNLEDYDE; encoded by the coding sequence ATGAAAACAGAAAGAACATATGCCGGTATTCCAAAGGAATACGGTTCGGCCGAAAAGGCCAAAGTAGTATTGTTGCCCGTTCCCTACGATGGTACCAGTACTTGGGGCAAAGGTGCGGACAAAGGTCCGGAAGCCTTCTTGGAAGCCTCGGAGAATATGGAAATTTACGATATTGAAACGGATAGCGAAGTGTACAAACAGGGCATTTATCTGGCCGATGCCCTAGATGGTTTTGATACACCCGATGCTATGGTGGAATCTGTTCACAAAACGGTGAAGGATTACATCAACCGAAATAAAATGGTAACCATGTTTGGTGGGGAACATTCCATTTCCATTGGAGCGATCAGGGCATTCAACGAGTGTTTTGAAGACCTTACCGTTTTGCAAATCGATGCCCATGCCGACTTGCGAAAAGAATACGGTGGTACCAAATACAATCATGCCTGCGCGTTGTACGAAGCCAATGAGACCACCAATTTGGTACAGGTGGGGATTCGTAGCATGGACCATACCGAAACCTTGGTGATGGACAGGGACAACGTATTCTTCGCCCATGAAATGGTTTCCGATGATTTTTGGATGGATGCCGCCTTGGACTTGATGACGGACAACGTATACATTACCTTCGATTTGGATGCCTTCGACCCATCCATACTGCCATCGACCGGAACACCAGAACCTGGTGGGCTGTTTTGGTACGAGACCCTAGACTTTTTGCGCAGGGTTTTCAGTGAGAAGAATGTCGTAGGTTTTGACATCGTGGAACTATGCCCCAATGATGTGGACCGCTCGTCAGATTTCTTGGCAGCCAAGCTCTACTATAAAATGTTGAGCTATAAATTTTCAAACAATAACGAATTCATGGATGAAAGTTTTGAGGACGATGACGACTTCAAAAAATCCAAAAACAATTTAGAAGATTACGATGAGTAA
- a CDS encoding arginine decarboxylase translates to MKTKYIDLIEQTYDFPQEEFQLNNNRLEFHGIDLFGLVQKYGSPLKFTYLPKISDNIQRAKGWFNAAIKKHKYAGKYHYCYCTKSSHFEHVLNEALKNDIHIETSSAFDINIVQHLKKAGKITKDTFVICNGFKRDQYINNIAGLINNGHRKCIPIIDNYEEINLLGEAIDGRFQIGIRIASEEEPKFEFYTSRLGIGYKNIVPFFNQSIKPNEQVELKMLHFFINTGIRDTAYYWNELLKCLKVYINLKKVCPTLDSLNIGGGFPIKNSLAFEYDYEYMVDEIIHQIGQACQEAGVEPPHIFTEFGSFTVGESGGTIYEILYQKQQNDREKWNMINSSFITTMPDSWAISKRFIMLPINRWNDEYERVLLGGLTCDSDDYYNSEQHMNAIYLPKYRKDRPLYIGFFNTGAYQETIGGFGGLQHCLIPHPKHVLIQQDEEGNLETSVFAEQQTAGEFLSILGYESKDKTDELVEADDVSVSSNN, encoded by the coding sequence ATGAAAACAAAGTACATCGATCTGATCGAGCAAACCTATGATTTCCCACAAGAGGAATTTCAATTGAACAACAACAGACTGGAGTTTCACGGTATTGATTTATTTGGATTGGTCCAAAAATACGGTAGCCCGTTAAAGTTTACCTATTTGCCCAAAATATCCGACAATATCCAAAGGGCAAAGGGTTGGTTCAATGCAGCCATCAAAAAGCATAAATATGCCGGTAAGTACCATTATTGCTACTGTACCAAAAGTTCCCATTTTGAGCATGTCCTCAACGAAGCCTTGAAAAACGACATCCATATCGAGACCTCGTCAGCCTTTGATATCAACATTGTGCAGCACCTGAAGAAAGCTGGTAAAATTACCAAGGATACTTTTGTGATCTGTAATGGTTTTAAACGAGATCAATACATCAACAACATCGCTGGATTGATCAACAATGGACACAGGAAGTGCATTCCCATTATCGATAATTACGAAGAGATCAACTTATTGGGCGAAGCTATTGATGGCAGGTTCCAGATCGGGATTCGGATTGCATCCGAGGAAGAACCCAAGTTTGAGTTTTATACCTCAAGACTGGGTATTGGTTACAAGAATATTGTACCCTTCTTTAATCAATCCATAAAACCAAATGAGCAAGTTGAGCTTAAAATGCTCCATTTCTTCATCAACACGGGAATTCGCGATACCGCCTATTATTGGAACGAGCTGCTCAAATGTTTGAAGGTGTACATCAATCTAAAAAAGGTGTGTCCTACGTTGGATAGCCTTAATATAGGAGGTGGGTTCCCCATCAAAAATTCCTTGGCATTCGAGTATGATTATGAGTACATGGTGGATGAAATCATCCATCAAATTGGTCAGGCCTGTCAGGAAGCAGGAGTGGAGCCTCCCCATATTTTTACCGAATTCGGAAGCTTTACCGTGGGCGAAAGTGGTGGTACCATTTACGAAATCCTCTACCAAAAGCAACAGAACGACCGCGAAAAGTGGAACATGATCAATTCCTCCTTCATCACAACCATGCCGGATTCTTGGGCCATAAGCAAAAGATTTATCATGCTGCCCATCAACCGCTGGAACGACGAGTACGAGCGTGTGCTTTTGGGCGGACTTACCTGCGATAGTGACGACTATTACAATTCGGAACAGCACATGAACGCCATTTATCTACCCAAATATCGAAAGGACAGGCCACTTTACATTGGATTTTTCAATACAGGAGCCTATCAAGAAACGATCGGTGGATTTGGAGGATTGCAGCATTGTTTGATTCCTCATCCCAAACACGTTTTGATCCAACAGGATGAAGAGGGCAACCTAGAAACATCGGTTTTTGCCGAACAACAGACAGCTGGAGAGTTTCTGTCCATTTTGGGTTACGAAAGCAAGGATAAGACAGATGAATTGGTTGAAGCCGATGATGTGTCGGTATCTAGCAATAATTGA